The Brachionichthys hirsutus isolate HB-005 chromosome 1, CSIRO-AGI_Bhir_v1, whole genome shotgun sequence genome has a window encoding:
- the fam189a1 gene encoding protein ENTREP2, protein MPVNALPRGGGAGSLSPASLSRSLARLREYRTRTRIMLALGVSQMVLGGLILAVSFAALALTTSPRVRHSCPFWAGFSVLLSGLIGVVSWKRPLSLVITFFMLLSAVCVMLNLAGSILSCQNAQLVNSLEDCQLCGCVFSNPLPKLKFDSDGVCVCCELQQQSSSCNSLGETLKLNPLRDCDTIRLRLKELLFSVCALNVISTIVCALATAMCCMQMVSTEVLQMFMPHRARALNADCVTPHGTILHQTLDFDEFIPPIPPPPYYPPEYTCTPSMDGQRGLHLDFPHSPFSAIYGVPINSPGTLYPTDLPPPYESVVGQTPASQVTPSAAQRATESGLCERNATAGISTQASVDSASLLASEVADPDRTCSSEDLCSLEVQGSDASPRGMRRAVPADGSCASLELCSRHHGLPNRPSDAGHSESSQTQESLERSPDWSSENYSNLDQEEAADSTHPHEERGAAMHLCDELASARCLPEEAPKAPAHSLVKARTMSRKLTLPVALPQPPQPCSPTSVASSGGTSAVSPPSAPSPSPSPPSKPRGSRLCFSVWSASSTTQATPTSGQSGHSPAERPRGRRAARKYRRLARIVRSSSDPVSCSAMTGRENVSCGSANNPAAEDSSRTSPEQEPPDVVGAKPAHAPAWRQQKENRKADVNLKSRALHTHSSHERPHSLADLKMYKDTKILVAKFLEHSSCSLPPEVQQVVNSIKFVIKSDEKHMEEAIFSANVIDQMMTQRHASSPRKHGHEDLHLQSCGALSLSPSMRRPKHARQTSGAPTNPSDSSSSEQNLECKETIL, encoded by the exons GTTCTGCTGTCTGGACTGATTGGCGTGGTGTCGTGGAAGAGGCCCCTCTCTCTTGTG ATCACGTTCTTCATGCTGCTGTCGGCGGTGTGCGTGATGCTCAACCTGGCGGGCTCCATCCTCTCCTGCCAAAACGCTCAGCTGGTCAACTCCCTGGAAGACTGTCAGCTG tgtggatgtgtgttctCCAATCCTCTCCCTAAGCTCAAGTTTGACAgcgacggcgtgtgcgtgtgctgcgagctgcagcagcagagctccagCTGCAACAGCCTGGGAGAGACGCTGAAGCTGAACCCGCTGCGGGACTGCGACACCATACGCCTCCGTCTCAAG GAGCTGCTGTTCAGCGTGTGCGCCCTGAACGTCATCTCCACCATCGTGTGCGCCCTCGCCACGGCCATGTGTTGCATGCAGATGGTCTCGACTGAAGTGCTGCAGATG TTCATGCCGCACAGAGCGCGAGCCTTAAACGCCGACTGTGTGACCCCCCATGGAACCATCCTCCACCAGACGCTGGACTTTGATGAGTTCATCCCTCCCATCCCGCCTCCCCCCTATTACCCACCCGAGTACACCTGCACCCCCTCGATGGATGGACAAAG AGGCCTGCACCTGGACTTCCCCCATTCTCCCTTCAGCGCCATCTATGGGGTGCCCATCAACAGCCCCGGGACGCTGTACCCGACTGATCTGCCCCCACCGTATGAATCTGTGGTGGGGCAGACCCCCGCCAGCCAG GTCACCCCCAGCGCGGCGCAACGGGCCACGGAGTCCGGTCTGTGTGAGAGGAACGCCACGGCGGGAATCAGCACGCAGG ccTCGGTGGACAGCGCTTCGCTGCTGGCGTCCGAGGTGGCCGATCCGGACCGGACTTGCTCCTCGGAGGACTTGTGCTCCCTGGAGGTCCAGGGCTCCGACGCCTCTCCCCGCGGCATGCGCCGCGCTGTCCCCGCTGACGGGAGCTGCGCCAGCCTGGAGCTTTGCTCGCGCCACCACGGCCTGCCGAACCGCCCGAGCGACGCGGGGCACAGCGAGTCCTCGCAGACCCAGGAGTCTCTGGAACGCTCTCCGGACTGGTCCTCGGAAAACTACAGCAACCTGGACCAAGAGGAGGCCGCGGACAGCACGCACCCCCACGAGGAGCGCGGGGCTGCGATGCACCTGTGTGACGAGCTCGCCTCGGCCAGATGTTTACCAGAGGAGGCGCCCAAAGCTCCGGCGCACTCCCTCGTTAAAGCGCGGACGATGAGCCGAAAGCTCACGctccccgtcgccctcccccaGCCTCCCCAGCCGTGCTCCCCCACCTCGGTGGCCTCCTCTGGCGGAACGTCGGCCGTCAGCCCCCCCTCGGCTCCTTCTCCGTCCCCGTCACCGCCGAGCAAACCGCGTGGCTCCAGGCTGTGCTTCAGCGTCTGGTCAGCGTCCTCCACAACGCAAGCCACGCCTACCTCAGGCCAGAGCGGGCACTCGCCCGCGGAGAGGCCGCGGGGGCGCCGAGCAGCCAGGAAGTACCGGAGACTGGCACGCATCGTGCGCTCCAGCAGCGACCCCGTCTCCTGTTCCGCCATGACGGGCC GAGAAAATGTAAGTTGCGGCTCTGCAAATAACCCGGCCGCTGAAGATTCAAGTCGTACGTCACCTGAGCAAG AGCCGCCTGACGTGGTCGGCGCTAAACCCGCTCACGCACCCGCCTGGAGGCAGCAGAAGGAGAACAGGAAGGCCGACGTGAACCTTAAATCCCGAGCGCTGCACACGCATTCGTCCCACGAGCGGCCGCACTCTCTGGCCGACCTCAAGATGTACAAAGACACCAAAATACTGGTGGCCAAGTTCCTCGAGCATTCGAGCTGCAGTCTACCTCCGGAGGTCCAGCAGGTCGTCAACAGCATCAAGTTCGTCATCAAGTCGGATGAGAAGCACATGGAGGAAGCCATCTTCAGCGCCAACGTCATCGATCAG ATGATGACTCAGCGCCACGCCAGCAGTCCCAGGAAGCACGGCCATGAAGATCTCCACCTTCAGAGCTGCGGCGCTTTGAGTCTGTCCCCTTCCATGCGCCGTCCAAAACACGCCCGACAGACGAGCGGCGCCCCCACCAACCCGTCGGACTCGTCTTCCTCTGAACAGAACCTCGAGTGCAAAGAAACTATTCTCTGA